A stretch of the Arachis stenosperma cultivar V10309 chromosome 6, arast.V10309.gnm1.PFL2, whole genome shotgun sequence genome encodes the following:
- the LOC130932379 gene encoding transcription factor bHLH110-like, with protein sequence MESTNHNNLLHHHHHHLQDQQKPHDNNNVEACSSSCYGVGSSHSWSSPNTTMDGDDNLKIQDYLGYNNNEENKDMMMSNGRLLMKNLSQEEQYYSTSSTNAQSHYHNYIGGNNNNINKAYISIYPTINVSNLNHPSAEISSSIMHHHQPLDLLTSTTTTTSSSKDHHHHHGLNGQLFTENLFHNIIGLDDHHMQHSTTSIPSQHFTNNNNGMMVETKRSSSTLMESSNASKKSRPQSSRSSCQHLKIRKEKLGDRIAALQQLVAPFGKTDTASVLLEAIGYIKFLQSQVETLSVPYMKSSRNQISRGLIMRQGVSARDNIMNSEAKHEDLRSRGLCLVPMSCMAYIAGDDGGGCGAWQQPPNFGGPT encoded by the exons ATGGAATCTACCAACCATAATAATCtccttcatcatcatcatcatcatcttcaagACCAACAAAAACCAcatgataataataatgttgAGGCTTGTTCTTCATCTTGCTATGGTGTTGGAAGCAGCCATTCTTGGAGCTCACCAAATACAACTAT GGATGGTGATGATAACTTGAAGATCCAAGATTATTTAGGTTACAATAATAATGAAGAGAACAAAGATATGATGATGAGTAATGGGAGGCTCTTAATGAAGAACCTTTCTCAAGAAGAGCAATATTACTCCACTTCTTCCACTAATGCACAAAGTCATTATCATAATTATATTGgtggtaataataataatattaataaggCCTATATTAGTATCTATCCAACCATAAATGTCTCAAATTTGAACCACCCATCAGCAGAAATTTCTTCAAGCATAATGCATCATCATCAGCCCTTAGATCTATTAacctcaacaacaacaacaacatcatCTTCAAaggatcatcatcatcatcatggtCTTAATGGTCAATTATTTACAGAAAACCTTTTCCATAATATTATTGGTCTTGATGATCATCATATGCAGCACTCCACTACTAGTATT CCATCACAACACTtcaccaataataataatggcaTGATGGTAGAAACAAAAAGATCTTCAAGCACTTTGATGGAGTCATCAAATGCATCGAAGAAATCAAGACCCCAATCATCACGCTCTTCATGCCAACACCTTAAG attaGAAAGGAGAAATTAGGAGATAGGATTGCGGCTCTTCAGCAATTGGTGGCTCCTTTTGGCAAG ACAGATACAGCATCCGTACTTCTAGAGGCAATTGGATACATTAAATTCCTTCAAAGCCAAGTGGag ACACTAAGTGTTCCATATATGAAGTCATCAAGGAACCAAATCAGCAGAGGACTCATAATGAGGCAAGGG GTTTCAGCAAGAGATAATATTATGAACTCGGAGGCAAAGCATGAAGACCTTAGAAGCCGAGGCCTCTGCCTTGTACCAATGTCGTGCATGGCATACATAGCCGGTGATGATGGTGGCGGTTGTGGAGCGTGGCAGCAACCGCCAAATTTTGGCGGCCCAACCTAA